One genomic window of [Clostridium] scindens ATCC 35704 includes the following:
- a CDS encoding DUF1292 domain-containing protein, producing the protein MDEYMTVELTLDNDEVVECAILTLFEAGGKEYIALLPLNEDGETEDGDVYLYRYTEDANGEPELENIEDDDEYEIAADAFDEWMDTQEFEESGDDE; encoded by the coding sequence ATGGATGAATACATGACCGTGGAACTGACACTTGATAACGACGAAGTCGTTGAATGCGCGATCCTCACTTTATTTGAGGCAGGCGGCAAGGAATATATCGCCCTCCTTCCTCTGAATGAGGATGGGGAGACCGAGGACGGAGACGTATATCTTTACCGCTATACAGAAGATGCCAACGGCGAGCCTGAACTTGAGAATATCGAAGATGACGATGAATATGAGATCGCTGCCGATGCTTTCGACGAATGGATGGATACCCAGGAATTCGAAGAATCAGGCGACGATGAATAG
- a CDS encoding sugar ABC transporter substrate-binding protein, producing the protein MMKKRMLRVLALMLVCIFALSGCKKNVGTPEDNAVKEDSQDGEDAEEEEDTYSFGFSAIDMENPYFITLEAATREAIEKEGYRMITKDPATDPDLQAAQIQEMIDEGIDAIFLCPVDWEAITPSLKALKDADVKIINVDAQVKEMEYVDAYIGSDNQNAGYICGEDLIEKAPDGGKVAILECPTQNSINDRITGFEEAISKAEKGFEVVAREDTKGEFDKALEAVKSILAEYPDVTAIMCGNDQLAVAAKTAVNLAGLDKVMIYGVDGSPDIKKELKKPETQIAGTAAQSPINIGKKASEVAISILDGDDYEKETYEEVFMINKDNVDMYGTDGWQ; encoded by the coding sequence ATGATGAAAAAGAGAATGTTAAGAGTATTGGCTTTAATGCTCGTATGCATTTTCGCTTTGTCTGGATGTAAAAAGAATGTGGGTACCCCGGAGGATAACGCGGTGAAGGAAGACTCGCAGGATGGCGAAGATGCAGAAGAGGAAGAGGATACATATTCATTTGGCTTTTCAGCCATAGACATGGAGAATCCATATTTTATTACCCTGGAGGCTGCAACAAGGGAAGCGATCGAGAAGGAAGGATACCGGATGATCACCAAGGATCCGGCAACAGATCCAGATTTGCAGGCGGCGCAGATCCAGGAGATGATTGATGAGGGGATCGACGCCATCTTCCTGTGCCCGGTGGACTGGGAGGCGATCACGCCGTCCCTGAAGGCGCTTAAGGATGCGGATGTGAAGATCATCAACGTGGATGCCCAGGTAAAAGAGATGGAATATGTGGACGCCTACATTGGCTCCGACAATCAGAACGCAGGCTATATCTGCGGCGAGGACCTGATTGAGAAGGCTCCGGATGGAGGAAAGGTGGCAATCCTTGAGTGTCCGACTCAGAACTCTATCAATGACAGGATTACCGGGTTTGAAGAAGCCATATCCAAAGCAGAGAAGGGCTTTGAAGTAGTGGCAAGAGAAGATACCAAGGGAGAGTTTGACAAGGCTCTGGAAGCAGTCAAATCTATCCTTGCCGAATATCCGGATGTGACCGCCATCATGTGCGGCAATGACCAGCTGGCGGTAGCCGCCAAGACAGCGGTGAACCTGGCGGGCCTTGACAAAGTGATGATCTATGGAGTGGACGGCTCCCCGGATATTAAGAAGGAACTGAAGAAGCCGGAAACCCAGATAGCTGGAACAGCGGCGCAATCGCCGATTAACATTGGAAAGAAAGCCTCTGAGGTTGCCATCAGCATATTGGATGGGGATGACTATGAGAAGGAGACTTATGAAGAAGTATTCATGATCAATAAAGACAATGTGGACATGTATGGAACCGACGGATGGCAATAA